The sequence below is a genomic window from Gymnogyps californianus isolate 813 unplaced genomic scaffold, ASM1813914v2 HiC_scaffold_277, whole genome shotgun sequence.
CCGTCAGTCCACGCAGCGCCCGCTGTTGATGACGATATCATCATATTCCTcctgggggggggaaaacacACCCAGCACTCAGCACAGCCCCCCCCCAAGTTTCAGGGGGGCTGCCGGGAGCGGGGTAAGCCCCCCCTCATCGGCGTAATGGAGGAGCTGAGGGGATTTTGGGGCGCGCGCTGGGTCGGGGGGGGCACTTACGTCGCTGTTGTCACCCTCGCCCTCGTCGGGGCTGTCCTCGGAGTCGCCGGGGGGCTCCTGCGCCCCGAAATCCcgcagcagctggggcaggcggGGGTCGGGGCGGTGGCGGGCGCTGTAGAGGGGGGTGTACCCCACGTACATGCGGGCGGCGGGGTCGGCGCCGGCGCGCAGCAGGCACTCGGCCACCTCGGGGCTCTGCGCCTCCACCGCCAGGTGCAGGGGGCTGCGGCCGCAGCTGGgctcctgggggggggggggggggagagaacaGGGGGGGGTCAGGGGGGGCGGGAGACCCCCATGTTCCCCCCCAGACCCCCGCCCGGGGCGGCGCTCACCGCCTTGTTGAGGTCGGCGCCGGCGCTCAGCAGCAACTCCACCATCTCCAGGTCCTTGCGGAGGACGGCGACGTGGAGGGGGGTGTAACctgccggggaggggagggggggcatcgctgcagcccccccccagccccataGGGGATCCCCAGCCCCATAGGGGGGGGTTCCCCAGCCCATGTCCCCGTGCCACAGCATGGGCCCCCCCCCCATCTTCCCACACGGCCTCGCACCGCAGCCCCACGGcgtccccccccaccctccacTGCATCCCCACAGCATCGCCCCCCCACCACAGCTGCGTCCCCCCCCCCATGCCACAGCCCCATGGcgtccccccccaccctcctccgtgtcccccccaccccacgccGCGTCCCGTCCCCTTTCGCCCCGCACCGTCGTAGTTGACGCTGTCGAGCTGGGCGCGCGCCTCCTCGtcgcggggcgcgggggggtCCGGGGGGGCCCCAGCAGGTGACGGGCGCAACCCCGGCGGCCCTCGCGGCAGGCGAGGTGCAGCGCCGTGTGGCCCCCCCGCTCCTGCACGCAcagccccgcgcccgccgcccgcagCTTCCGCACGAAGCCCGACAGGCCCAGGATGACGGCGATGTGCAGCGCCGTCTGCGGGGAGAGAGACCCCtcagggggtggggggtgcggggagccccc
It includes:
- the NFKBIB gene encoding LOW QUALITY PROTEIN: NF-kappa-B inhibitor beta (The sequence of the model RefSeq protein was modified relative to this genomic sequence to represent the inferred CDS: deleted 2 bases in 1 codon); translation: MAAAEAAAPALPGEVKRPEGDEWCDSGLGSLGEGQLGPLPASPGPASPGPEQPGPALGPVTAAVGAVRLAEPPEEAAAAAVDPAAWLRHVLGFLTEDGDTALHLAVIHEHEAFLDSILQYTGGTEYLDLQNDLGQTALHIAVILGLSGFVRKLRAAGAGLCVQERGGHTALHLACREGRRGCARHLLGPPRTPAPRDEEARAQLDSVNYDGYTPLHVAVLRKDLEMVELLLSAGADLNKAEPSCGRSPLHLAVEAQSPEVAECLLRAGADPAARMYVGYTPLYSARHRPDPRLPQLLRDFGAQEPPGDSEDSPDEGEGDNSDEEYDDIVINSGRCVD